The following are encoded in a window of Streptomyces sp. 11x1 genomic DNA:
- a CDS encoding RICIN domain-containing protein produces the protein MPSTNGYYQFVNVRNGWCAYVKGASPADGAKVTQWPSTGGSNQDWQILAVRAAGTLSEGGVVRPSSVASRCRVAGTNGYPPTR, from the coding sequence GTGCCTTCGACCAACGGCTATTACCAGTTCGTCAACGTCCGCAACGGTTGGTGCGCTTACGTCAAGGGCGCCTCCCCTGCGGACGGTGCCAAGGTCACCCAGTGGCCCTCCACCGGCGGCTCCAACCAGGACTGGCAGATCCTCGCGGTGCGAGCCGCCGGAACGCTCAGTGAGGGCGGAGTTGTCCGGCCCAGTTCGGTAGCAAGCAGGTGCCGAGTGGCCGGCACCAACGGCTATCCCCCTACCCGCTGA
- a CDS encoding ricin-type beta-trefoil lectin domain protein codes for MRKSWVLPLVTLVAAVLGVTAAGVAPASAAPTTPLRVMPLGDSITWGVGSSTGNGYRAPLWNRLAADGHPLDFVGSGRSGPMSDPDNEGHSGYKIHQVAALTDASLTRYRPNVVTLHIGTNDLNESYQVSTATARLRSLVDQITAAAPDATVLVASLVVSTSGSEELYRGAYNQAIPQIVRDAQSAGKRVAYVDMSGLTTADLVDALHPNDSGYQKMADAFHRGVQAADSAGWLRNPAPAPSRVQSGIAGKCMDVNGAGTADGTAVQTWSCGDSANQYWSAYTDGTLRSLGKCLDAAGGATANGTKVQLWACHGGANQVWQPYNGGYRNPASGRCLDVPGASTTNGTQLVLWDCNGGSNQKWTTLAAG; via the coding sequence ATGAGAAAGTCCTGGGTTCTCCCCCTGGTGACGCTTGTCGCCGCCGTGCTCGGGGTGACGGCGGCGGGTGTGGCTCCTGCCTCCGCCGCGCCCACCACCCCTTTGCGGGTCATGCCGTTGGGTGACTCGATCACCTGGGGTGTGGGCAGCAGCACCGGCAACGGCTACCGCGCGCCGTTGTGGAACAGGCTTGCGGCGGACGGGCATCCGCTGGACTTCGTGGGCTCGGGACGGAGCGGCCCGATGTCCGACCCCGACAACGAAGGCCACTCCGGGTACAAGATCCACCAGGTCGCCGCACTCACCGACGCCTCACTGACCCGCTACCGGCCCAACGTCGTCACGCTGCACATCGGCACCAACGACCTCAACGAGAGCTACCAGGTCTCCACCGCCACCGCCCGGCTGCGGTCGCTGGTCGACCAGATCACCGCCGCCGCCCCCGACGCGACCGTCCTCGTCGCCTCCCTGGTCGTGTCCACCAGCGGCTCGGAGGAGCTGTACCGGGGCGCGTACAACCAGGCGATCCCGCAGATCGTCAGGGACGCACAGTCCGCGGGTAAGCGCGTCGCCTACGTCGACATGAGCGGCCTGACCACGGCCGACCTGGTCGACGCCCTGCATCCCAACGACTCGGGCTACCAGAAGATGGCCGACGCCTTCCACCGCGGCGTTCAGGCCGCGGACAGCGCCGGGTGGCTGAGGAACCCCGCCCCCGCGCCCTCCCGTGTGCAGTCCGGCATCGCCGGCAAGTGCATGGACGTCAACGGCGCCGGCACCGCCGACGGGACCGCCGTTCAGACGTGGAGCTGCGGGGACAGTGCCAACCAGTACTGGTCCGCCTACACCGACGGCACCCTGCGCTCCCTGGGCAAGTGCCTCGACGCCGCCGGCGGGGCCACCGCCAACGGCACCAAGGTGCAGCTCTGGGCCTGCCACGGCGGCGCCAACCAGGTCTGGCAGCCATACAACGGCGGCTACCGCAACCCCGCCTCCGGCCGCTGCCTCGACGTTCCGGGCGCCTCCACGACCAACGGCACACAGCTCGTGCTGTGGGACTGCAACGGCGGCTCCAACCAGAAGTGGACCACCCTCGCCGCCGGATGA
- a CDS encoding oxygenase MpaB family protein, producing MDAPAHPGPAAPANPAPADPGLFGPASVTWQVHGDPMMWIAGVRALYLQALHPRAVRGVTQNSDFRKDAWGRLLRTASFVGTTTYGTTEAAEHAGARVRKIHRLLSATDPDTGERYGVGEPELLLWVHCAEIDSYLHVLRRSGYPLTEAAADRYVGEHRVSARLVGLDPAEVPGSTAELAAYFERVRPQLAAGPEAREVDDFLRRPPTHPLLVPAREALWRRVANLAYASLPPYAHELYGRPGPAPDVVTRRLRLTGTFLRCVPARLRWQLPPKHILRAMSRLGPGSRPAPYKVGR from the coding sequence GTGGATGCCCCAGCTCACCCCGGCCCCGCCGCCCCCGCCAACCCTGCCCCGGCCGACCCCGGCCTGTTCGGGCCGGCCTCCGTGACCTGGCAGGTCCACGGCGACCCCATGATGTGGATCGCCGGGGTCCGCGCGTTGTACCTCCAGGCCCTGCACCCGCGCGCGGTGCGCGGCGTCACGCAGAACTCCGACTTCCGCAAGGACGCCTGGGGCCGGCTGTTGCGCACGGCGAGCTTCGTCGGCACGACGACATACGGCACCACCGAGGCCGCCGAGCACGCGGGCGCCCGCGTCCGCAAGATCCACCGTCTGCTGTCGGCCACCGATCCGGACACGGGGGAGCGGTACGGCGTCGGCGAACCCGAGCTGCTGCTGTGGGTGCACTGCGCGGAGATCGACTCCTATCTCCACGTCCTGCGCCGCTCCGGCTACCCCCTCACCGAGGCCGCCGCCGACCGGTACGTCGGCGAACACCGCGTCAGTGCCCGCCTGGTGGGCCTCGACCCCGCCGAAGTGCCCGGAAGCACGGCTGAGTTGGCGGCCTACTTCGAGCGGGTGCGGCCCCAGCTGGCGGCCGGCCCCGAGGCGCGGGAGGTCGACGACTTCCTGCGGCGGCCGCCCACCCACCCGTTGCTCGTACCGGCACGTGAGGCACTGTGGCGGCGCGTGGCGAACCTGGCGTACGCCTCCCTGCCGCCGTACGCCCATGAGTTGTACGGCCGACCCGGCCCCGCACCCGACGTGGTCACCCGTCGCCTGCGGCTCACCGGAACCTTTCTGCGCTGTGTTCCCGCACGTCTGCGCTGGCAACTCCCGCCCAAGCACATCCTGCGCGCCATGTCACGGCTCGGCCCCGGCTCCCGCCCCGCACCGTACAAAGTCGGCAGATAG
- a CDS encoding tetratricopeptide repeat protein yields the protein MGDTRLIQGRYRLLDLIGRGGMGEVWRARDESLGRQVAVKCLKPLNAQPDQSFTRVLRERFRREARVAAALQHRGVTVVHDFGESDGVLFLVMELLEGRNLSQLLEDNRRHPLAVPAVVEIADQVASALAYTHLQGIVHRDLKPANIMLLTDGTVKICDFGIACLGRDVTFTSRLTGTGIAMGTPHYMSPEQIIGAQVDRRSDLYSFGCVLYEIVTGVPPFDLDDAWAVLMGHRDTAPTPPRSHRDEVPEYLDRIILDLLAKEPDQRPHDARELGRRVDEGRAATTSPPARARVPVVAPSPVAPEAVPGWRRPHPDGRNRPGRPSAREPRLPSWTRGMTTGHKAAGTGPGLRPPDPSAGLTGDWIARPAAGRVEHPAQDERPAPPPELITTLAGRHNAGLSLGRLGRWTEAGEVHRAVAAEREHALGPDHPDTLSSRYEVGFTLSRTGRPADALREFAHVALARERVLGPEHPETLAARQEMAYVLGQLGRHLEAHQAYTSVLAVRERLVGPDHPDTLRCRHNLAFNLSRLGRLEDSYRMAEDVAAVRARVLGANHPDTLVTRYEVAYALGQLGRWPEALRTYQEVADSRAQALGPEHPDTLAARHEVGISLGRLGRSADALGLYLALVDDRTRVHGPAHTETLRARHGLGVNLGRLGRWEEALAESRDVCALRERLFGPDHPDTLVSHREVAVGLGWLGRWGDALTEYRRVADARERVLGPDHPDALASRNDEAHCLEQLGRGQEAVELYRRVAELRRRRPPAHG from the coding sequence ATGGGGGACACCAGGCTGATCCAGGGCCGGTACCGGCTGCTCGATCTGATCGGGCGCGGGGGAATGGGCGAGGTCTGGCGGGCGAGGGACGAGTCACTGGGGCGGCAGGTCGCGGTCAAGTGCCTCAAGCCCCTCAACGCCCAGCCCGACCAGTCCTTCACCCGGGTCCTGCGGGAACGCTTCCGGCGCGAGGCACGCGTCGCGGCGGCCCTCCAGCACCGGGGCGTGACCGTCGTCCACGACTTCGGCGAGTCCGACGGAGTGCTGTTCCTCGTCATGGAGTTGCTGGAGGGCCGCAACCTCAGCCAGCTCCTGGAGGACAACAGGCGCCATCCGCTGGCCGTCCCCGCGGTCGTCGAGATCGCCGACCAGGTGGCCTCCGCCCTCGCCTACACCCACCTCCAGGGCATCGTGCACCGCGACCTGAAGCCCGCCAACATCATGCTGCTCACCGACGGCACCGTGAAGATCTGCGACTTCGGCATAGCGTGCCTGGGCCGTGACGTCACCTTCACCTCCCGCCTCACCGGCACCGGCATCGCGATGGGCACCCCGCACTACATGTCGCCCGAGCAGATCATCGGTGCTCAGGTCGACCGGCGCAGCGACCTTTACTCGTTCGGCTGCGTGCTCTACGAGATCGTCACCGGTGTGCCGCCGTTCGACCTCGACGACGCCTGGGCGGTGCTCATGGGCCACCGCGACACCGCGCCGACACCCCCGCGCAGCCACCGCGACGAGGTGCCCGAGTACCTCGACCGGATCATCCTCGACCTGCTCGCCAAGGAACCGGACCAACGCCCCCACGACGCCCGTGAACTGGGCCGCAGGGTCGACGAGGGGCGGGCGGCGACGACCTCGCCACCGGCCCGTGCCCGCGTGCCGGTCGTCGCCCCGTCCCCGGTCGCCCCTGAAGCCGTTCCCGGGTGGCGCCGGCCCCACCCGGACGGACGGAACCGCCCCGGCCGACCGTCGGCGCGCGAACCCCGGCTGCCCTCCTGGACCCGGGGCATGACCACCGGCCACAAAGCCGCCGGAACCGGACCGGGCCTGCGCCCGCCGGACCCCTCCGCAGGGCTCACCGGGGACTGGATCGCCCGCCCCGCCGCCGGCCGCGTCGAACACCCCGCACAGGACGAACGCCCCGCCCCGCCGCCGGAGTTGATCACCACCTTGGCCGGCCGGCACAACGCGGGCCTGAGCCTCGGCCGCCTCGGCCGCTGGACGGAGGCCGGTGAGGTGCACCGCGCGGTCGCCGCCGAACGCGAGCACGCCCTCGGCCCCGACCACCCCGACACGCTCTCCAGCCGCTACGAGGTCGGCTTCACCCTCAGCCGCACCGGACGCCCCGCCGACGCGCTGCGCGAGTTTGCCCACGTGGCCCTCGCCCGCGAGCGCGTCCTCGGCCCCGAGCACCCCGAGACCCTCGCCGCGCGGCAGGAAATGGCCTACGTGCTGGGCCAGTTGGGCCGTCATCTGGAAGCCCACCAGGCCTACACCTCGGTCCTCGCCGTCCGCGAGCGCCTGGTCGGCCCCGACCACCCGGACACCCTGCGCTGCCGCCACAACCTGGCCTTCAACCTCAGCAGGCTCGGCCGACTGGAGGACTCGTACCGCATGGCGGAGGACGTGGCCGCCGTCCGCGCCCGGGTGCTCGGCGCCAACCACCCCGACACCCTCGTCACCCGTTACGAGGTCGCCTACGCCCTCGGCCAGTTGGGCCGCTGGCCCGAGGCACTGCGGACCTACCAGGAGGTCGCCGACTCCCGGGCACAGGCCCTCGGCCCCGAACACCCCGACACGCTGGCCGCCCGCCACGAGGTCGGCATCAGTCTCGGCAGGCTCGGCCGCAGCGCCGACGCGCTCGGTCTCTACCTCGCCCTCGTCGACGACCGCACCCGCGTCCACGGCCCCGCCCACACCGAGACGCTCCGCGCCCGCCACGGCCTCGGTGTCAACCTCGGCCGGCTCGGCCGCTGGGAGGAGGCCCTCGCCGAGTCCCGTGATGTGTGCGCCCTGCGCGAGCGCCTCTTCGGTCCGGACCACCCCGACACCCTCGTCAGCCACCGTGAGGTCGCCGTCGGCCTCGGCTGGCTCGGCCGCTGGGGCGACGCCCTCACCGAGTACCGTCGGGTCGCCGACGCCCGCGAGCGCGTCCTCGGCCCCGACCATCCCGACGCCCTCGCCAGCCGCAACGACGAGGCGCACTGCCTGGAGCAGCTCGGTCGCGGTCAGGAGGCGGTCGAGCTGTACCGACGCGTCGCGGAATTACGCCGACGGCGGCCCCCCGCCCACGGCTGA
- a CDS encoding NAD(P)/FAD-dependent oxidoreductase: MSATPAPSARPARPSGPRSHDSYDAVIVGGGHNGLVAAAYLARAGRSVLVLERLDHTGGAAVSTRPFAGVDARLSRYSYLVSLLPRKIVRDLDLGFRVRGRTISSYTPVERDGRPTGLLVGGGEHRTREAFGRLTGSGREYEAWQRFYGMTGRVAERVFPTLTEPLPTRDELRRRVDDTEAWRTLFEEPIGAAVESTFTDDLVRGVVLTDALIGTFADAHDPSLRQNRCFLYHVIGGGTGAWDVPVGGMGALTDALARAACDAGAVIATGHEVRHIATDGQSAEITYRTADTEGTVAARHVLVNASPRELAALTGDEPPAPAEGAQLKVNMLLKRLPRLRDESVDPHEAFAGTFHIAEGYGQLAAAHAQAASGALPEAPPSEIYCHSLTDPTILGPDLVEQGYQTLTLFGLHTPARLFEADNDGVREELLKSTLAQLDAHLAEPLADCLATDADGRPCIEARTPLDLERDLGLPGGNIFHGDLAWPYAQEGTGRWGVETRHANVLLCGAGAVRGGGVSGVPGHNAAMAVLGE, encoded by the coding sequence ATGTCTGCCACCCCCGCACCCTCAGCACGCCCCGCACGCCCGAGCGGGCCCCGGTCGCACGACTCCTACGACGCCGTGATCGTCGGAGGCGGTCACAACGGTCTGGTCGCCGCCGCGTACCTCGCGCGCGCGGGCCGGTCCGTCCTCGTGCTGGAGCGGCTGGACCACACCGGCGGAGCCGCCGTCTCGACGCGCCCCTTCGCCGGGGTCGACGCCCGGCTGTCGCGGTACTCCTACCTGGTCAGCCTGCTGCCCCGGAAGATCGTGCGGGACCTGGACCTCGGCTTCCGGGTCCGGGGCCGCACGATCTCCTCGTACACCCCCGTCGAACGCGACGGCCGGCCCACCGGTCTGCTCGTCGGCGGTGGCGAGCACCGCACCCGCGAGGCCTTCGGTCGGCTGACCGGTTCGGGCCGCGAGTACGAGGCCTGGCAGCGGTTCTACGGGATGACGGGCCGGGTCGCCGAACGGGTGTTCCCCACGCTCACGGAGCCCCTCCCCACCCGGGACGAACTGCGCCGACGCGTCGACGACACGGAGGCGTGGCGGACGCTCTTCGAGGAACCGATCGGCGCCGCCGTCGAGTCGACGTTCACGGACGACCTCGTACGCGGTGTCGTCCTCACCGACGCGCTCATCGGCACCTTCGCGGACGCCCACGACCCCTCGCTGCGCCAGAACCGCTGCTTCCTCTACCACGTGATCGGCGGCGGCACGGGCGCCTGGGACGTGCCCGTCGGCGGCATGGGCGCCCTCACGGACGCGCTGGCCAGGGCGGCGTGCGACGCCGGTGCCGTGATCGCCACGGGCCACGAGGTCCGGCACATCGCCACGGACGGACAATCCGCCGAGATCACCTACCGGACCGCCGACACGGAGGGCACGGTCGCCGCCCGGCACGTCCTGGTGAACGCCTCGCCGCGGGAGCTGGCCGCCCTGACCGGCGACGAACCGCCCGCTCCGGCCGAGGGCGCCCAGCTCAAGGTGAACATGCTGCTCAAGCGGCTCCCCAGGCTCCGGGACGAGTCCGTCGACCCGCACGAGGCCTTCGCCGGGACCTTCCACATCGCCGAGGGGTACGGCCAACTGGCGGCCGCCCACGCCCAGGCCGCCTCCGGCGCGTTGCCCGAGGCCCCGCCCTCCGAGATCTACTGCCACTCCCTCACCGATCCGACCATCCTCGGCCCGGACCTCGTCGAGCAGGGCTACCAGACGCTCACCCTGTTCGGCCTGCACACACCCGCGCGGCTGTTCGAGGCCGACAACGACGGCGTACGCGAGGAACTCCTCAAGTCGACCCTCGCCCAGCTGGACGCCCACCTCGCCGAGCCCCTCGCGGACTGCCTGGCCACCGACGCCGACGGCCGCCCCTGCATCGAGGCCAGGACCCCCCTCGACCTGGAACGCGACCTGGGCCTCCCGGGCGGCAACATCTTCCACGGCGACCTCGCCTGGCCCTACGCACAGGAGGGCACCGGCCGCTGGGGCGTGGAGACCCGCCACGCCAACGTCCTGCTGTGCGGCGCGGGCGCGGTACGTGGCGGCGGCGTGAGTGGCGTCCCCGGTCACAACGCGGCGATGGCCGTCCTGGGGGAGTGA
- a CDS encoding nitronate monooxygenase has protein sequence MQTELSNTLGVQYAVFGFTPFPAVAAAISRAGGFGVLGAVRYTAPDDLKRDLDWIEAHVDGMPYGLDVVMPAKKVEGVTEADIEAMIPESHRQFVKDTLAQYGVPELAEGEASGWRITGWMEQVARSQLDVAFDYPIKLLANALGSPPADVVDRAHERGILVAALAGSARHARKHADAGIDIVVAQGYEAGGHTGEIASMVLTPEVVDAVAPLPVLAAGGIGSGQQVAAALALGAQGVWLGSLWLTTTEAELPSPRLIEKLLAAGSGDTVRSRALTGKPARQLRTEWTDAWDDPTGPGTLPMPLQGLLVAEAVSRIQKYEVEPLLGTPVGQIVGRMNSERSVQAVFDDLTRGFEKAVDRINRIAGRIAERSEGQ, from the coding sequence ATGCAGACGGAGCTGAGCAACACCCTCGGAGTCCAGTACGCCGTCTTCGGCTTCACCCCGTTCCCCGCGGTCGCGGCCGCCATCAGCCGGGCCGGCGGCTTCGGTGTGCTCGGCGCGGTCCGCTACACGGCCCCCGACGACCTCAAACGCGACCTCGACTGGATCGAGGCCCATGTCGACGGCATGCCCTACGGCCTGGACGTCGTGATGCCGGCCAAGAAGGTCGAGGGCGTGACGGAGGCCGACATCGAGGCGATGATCCCCGAGTCGCACCGGCAGTTCGTCAAGGACACGCTCGCCCAGTACGGCGTCCCCGAACTGGCCGAGGGGGAGGCCTCCGGCTGGCGCATCACCGGCTGGATGGAACAGGTCGCCCGCAGCCAGCTCGACGTCGCCTTCGACTACCCGATCAAGCTGCTCGCCAACGCCCTCGGCTCCCCGCCCGCCGACGTCGTCGACCGCGCCCACGAGCGGGGGATCCTCGTCGCCGCGCTCGCCGGAAGCGCCCGCCACGCCCGTAAGCACGCGGACGCCGGTATCGACATCGTCGTAGCCCAGGGCTACGAGGCCGGCGGCCACACGGGCGAGATCGCCTCCATGGTGCTGACCCCCGAAGTCGTCGACGCCGTCGCCCCGTTGCCGGTGCTGGCCGCCGGAGGCATCGGCAGCGGACAGCAGGTGGCCGCCGCCCTCGCGCTGGGCGCCCAGGGCGTCTGGCTCGGCTCGCTCTGGCTGACCACGACCGAGGCCGAACTGCCCTCGCCCCGGCTGATCGAGAAGTTGCTCGCCGCGGGTTCCGGGGACACCGTCCGCTCCCGTGCCCTCACCGGGAAACCCGCCCGCCAGCTGCGTACCGAATGGACCGACGCCTGGGACGACCCCACCGGACCGGGCACCCTCCCCATGCCCCTGCAGGGCCTGCTCGTCGCCGAGGCGGTGTCCCGCATCCAGAAGTACGAGGTGGAGCCGTTGCTCGGCACCCCGGTCGGGCAGATCGTCGGCCGGATGAACAGCGAGCGCAGCGTCCAGGCTGTCTTCGACGACCTCACCCGGGGCTTCGAGAAGGCCGTGGACCGCATCAACCGGATCGCCGGAAGGATCGCCGAAAGGAGCGAGGGACAGTGA
- a CDS encoding acyl-CoA synthetase, which yields MSQASQGQASQGQASQGQAPQSRPPQGFWAQATADPGRTVLVAPDGEEWTAGRLHAETNRLVHGLRAAGLERGDAFAVVLPNGVEFLVAYLAATQAGFYLVPVNHHLVGPEIAWIVSDSGAKVLIAHERFAEAARNAADEAKLPENRRYAVGTVEGFRPYAELPDGQPESAPAQRTLGWVMNYTSGTTGRPRGIRRPLPGKLPEESYLGGFLGIFGIRPFDDNVHLVCSPLYHTAVLQFAGASLHIGHRLVLMDKWTPEGMLRAIDAHRCTHTHMVPTQFHRLLALPEEVRARYDVSSMRHAIHGAAPCPDHVKRAMIEWWGECVEEYYAASEGGGAFATAEDWLKKPGTVGKAWPISELAVFDDDGNRLPPGELGTVYMKMSTGGFSYHKDEGKTRKNRIGDFFTVGDLGVLDEDGYLFLRDRKIDLIISGGVNIYPAEIEAALLTHPAVADAAAFGIPHDDWGEEVKAVVEPAPGFTPGPVLAEEILAHCARRLAGYKRPRSVDFTVAMPRDPNGKLYKRRLREPYWEGREKAV from the coding sequence GTGAGCCAGGCCTCCCAGGGTCAAGCCTCCCAAGGCCAAGCCTCCCAGGGCCAAGCCCCGCAAAGCCGGCCTCCCCAGGGTTTCTGGGCCCAGGCCACCGCGGACCCCGGCCGTACGGTCCTCGTCGCGCCCGACGGGGAGGAGTGGACCGCCGGACGGCTGCACGCCGAGACCAACCGGCTGGTCCACGGCCTGCGCGCGGCCGGACTGGAACGCGGCGACGCCTTCGCGGTCGTCCTGCCCAACGGCGTCGAGTTCCTCGTCGCCTACCTGGCCGCCACCCAGGCCGGCTTCTACCTCGTGCCCGTCAACCACCACCTCGTCGGCCCCGAGATCGCGTGGATCGTCTCCGACTCCGGCGCCAAGGTGCTCATCGCGCACGAGCGGTTCGCCGAAGCCGCCCGGAACGCCGCCGACGAGGCGAAGCTCCCCGAGAACCGACGGTACGCGGTCGGCACGGTCGAGGGCTTCCGGCCGTACGCGGAACTCCCGGACGGGCAGCCCGAGTCGGCGCCGGCGCAGCGCACCCTCGGTTGGGTCATGAACTACACCTCGGGCACCACCGGGCGCCCCCGGGGCATCCGCCGCCCGCTGCCCGGCAAACTCCCCGAGGAGTCCTACCTCGGCGGCTTCCTCGGCATCTTCGGCATCCGGCCGTTCGACGACAACGTCCACCTGGTCTGCTCGCCGCTCTACCACACGGCCGTCCTGCAGTTCGCCGGCGCGTCCCTGCACATCGGACACCGTCTGGTGCTGATGGACAAGTGGACGCCCGAGGGGATGCTCCGCGCCATCGACGCCCACCGCTGCACGCACACCCACATGGTGCCGACCCAGTTCCACCGGCTCCTCGCGCTCCCGGAGGAGGTGCGCGCCCGCTACGACGTGTCGTCCATGCGGCACGCCATCCACGGGGCCGCGCCCTGCCCGGACCATGTGAAGCGGGCCATGATCGAGTGGTGGGGCGAGTGCGTCGAGGAGTACTACGCGGCCAGCGAGGGCGGTGGTGCCTTCGCCACCGCCGAGGACTGGCTGAAGAAACCCGGCACGGTCGGCAAGGCCTGGCCCATCAGCGAGCTCGCGGTCTTCGACGACGACGGCAACCGGCTGCCGCCCGGTGAACTCGGCACCGTCTACATGAAGATGAGCACCGGCGGCTTCTCCTACCACAAGGACGAGGGCAAGACGCGGAAGAACCGCATCGGGGACTTCTTCACCGTCGGCGACCTCGGTGTTCTCGACGAGGACGGCTATCTCTTCCTCCGGGACCGCAAGATCGACCTGATCATCTCCGGCGGCGTCAACATCTACCCCGCCGAGATCGAGGCCGCCCTGCTCACCCATCCCGCCGTCGCCGACGCCGCCGCCTTCGGCATCCCGCACGACGACTGGGGCGAGGAGGTCAAGGCCGTGGTCGAACCGGCCCCCGGATTCACACCGGGGCCGGTCCTGGCCGAGGAGATCCTGGCCCACTGCGCCCGCCGACTGGCCGGGTACAAGCGCCCGAGGAGCGTCGACTTCACGGTGGCGATGCCCCGCGACCCCAACGGCAAGCTCTACAAGCGGCGGTTGCGGGAGCCGTACTGGGAGGGCCGGGAGAAGGCCGTCTGA
- a CDS encoding SAM-dependent methyltransferase, whose product MAQDSLRPETDSTTMIDTSVPHSARIWNYWLGGKDNYPVDHAAGDAFRAVFPGITDLARDSRAFLGRAVTFLAGEAGIRQFLDIGTGLPTADNTHEIAQRTAPDARVVYVDNDPLVLTHARALLTSTPEGATDYVDSDLHDPETVLREAAKTLDLSRPVGLTMMQVSGHIADYAEARAIIGALMGALPPGSWFAFNDSVDTHKANAEATRRYNESGAVPYFLRSPAELAGFFDGLELLAPGVVPLNDWRPGPATPVHGEVIALGGVARKP is encoded by the coding sequence GTGGCGCAGGACTCGTTACGTCCGGAGACGGACTCGACGACCATGATCGACACGTCGGTGCCGCACTCGGCCCGGATCTGGAACTACTGGCTGGGCGGCAAGGACAACTACCCGGTCGACCACGCGGCGGGCGACGCCTTCCGCGCGGTGTTCCCCGGCATCACCGATCTCGCCCGCGACTCGCGGGCGTTCCTCGGCCGGGCGGTCACCTTCCTCGCCGGCGAGGCGGGGATACGTCAGTTCCTGGACATCGGCACCGGGCTGCCGACCGCGGACAACACGCACGAGATCGCGCAGCGGACCGCCCCGGACGCGCGGGTCGTCTACGTGGACAACGACCCGCTGGTGCTGACGCACGCCCGGGCGCTCCTCACCAGCACGCCCGAGGGGGCGACCGACTACGTCGACTCCGATCTGCACGACCCCGAGACCGTGTTGCGGGAGGCCGCGAAGACGCTCGATCTCTCCCGGCCGGTCGGGCTGACGATGATGCAGGTCAGCGGGCACATCGCCGACTACGCCGAGGCGCGTGCCATCATCGGCGCCCTGATGGGCGCGCTGCCGCCCGGGAGTTGGTTCGCGTTCAACGACAGCGTGGACACGCACAAGGCGAACGCCGAGGCCACCCGCCGCTACAACGAGAGCGGCGCGGTTCCCTACTTCCTGCGGAGCCCGGCCGAACTGGCCGGTTTCTTCGACGGGTTGGAGCTGCTGGCACCGGGGGTCGTCCCGCTGAACGACTGGCGCCCCGGCCCGGCGACCCCGGTCCACGGCGAGGTCATCGCACTGGGCGGGGTCGCGCGCAAGCCGTGA